One genomic segment of Rivularia sp. PCC 7116 includes these proteins:
- a CDS encoding amino acid permease, giving the protein MKTIDKLNVPETTRLFSNVSFDGNKFVRKPGSVFGSTALIAGTTVGAGILALPAVTLPSGVLPSTALLIGVWLYAVISALLIAEVTLNGMRYNGRASNGLLAMVESTLGGVEAKAAGAAYLFLHYALLIAYVSQGGEILISAVERIWDLPALPAWMGSTGFALIFGGVLYLGRDRFIERLNSLFVAIVIASFIGLLLLGATQVNPNSLLSQDWAALPPALSVMLVALFFHNIVPVVATQLEGDADKVRQSIVVGSAIPLTMFLLWNAVILGSVTPTMLENISGNSSVFDPLQVLRAGDAGQWLGILVTIFSEFAIATSFIGFFYGLRDLFKDMNLFSDTPTVSLPLISLILFPPMGFSAINPNIFYTALDYAGTFSVSILGGIIPATIAWKQRDKYKELNQSLVPGGKVMLVIMIGIAMIAIVLGNW; this is encoded by the coding sequence ATGAAGACAATTGACAAGTTGAACGTTCCGGAAACTACTCGGTTGTTTTCTAATGTTTCCTTTGATGGAAATAAGTTTGTTCGCAAACCGGGTAGCGTTTTTGGGAGTACGGCGCTGATTGCTGGAACTACGGTAGGTGCGGGAATTTTGGCTTTACCTGCGGTGACTTTACCTTCTGGTGTTTTGCCTTCTACAGCTTTATTGATAGGTGTTTGGCTGTACGCTGTAATTTCGGCTTTGCTGATTGCAGAGGTGACTTTAAACGGTATGCGTTACAACGGACGTGCTAGTAATGGTTTGCTGGCAATGGTTGAAAGTACGCTGGGTGGAGTCGAAGCTAAAGCTGCGGGTGCTGCTTACCTGTTTCTACATTATGCTTTGTTGATAGCTTATGTTTCTCAAGGTGGGGAAATATTAATCTCTGCGGTGGAAAGAATATGGGATTTACCGGCGTTACCTGCATGGATGGGAAGTACGGGATTTGCTTTAATATTTGGCGGTGTTTTATATCTGGGTAGAGACAGATTTATTGAAAGATTAAATAGCTTGTTTGTAGCAATCGTTATCGCTTCGTTTATTGGATTGCTATTGTTAGGTGCTACGCAAGTTAATCCAAATTCTTTGTTGTCTCAAGATTGGGCTGCGCTTCCTCCGGCGTTATCGGTAATGTTAGTAGCGCTGTTTTTTCATAATATTGTGCCGGTGGTTGCGACTCAGTTGGAAGGGGATGCTGATAAAGTTCGTCAATCCATCGTTGTGGGCTCTGCTATTCCGTTAACGATGTTTTTGCTGTGGAATGCGGTGATTTTGGGAAGCGTAACTCCGACGATGTTAGAAAATATTTCTGGAAACAGCAGCGTTTTCGATCCTTTACAGGTATTGCGTGCTGGTGATGCGGGGCAATGGTTGGGGATTTTAGTTACCATATTCTCCGAGTTTGCGATCGCAACGTCTTTTATTGGTTTTTTCTACGGTTTGCGGGATTTATTCAAAGACATGAATTTGTTTTCGGATACTCCGACAGTTAGTTTACCGTTAATTTCATTGATTTTATTTCCGCCAATGGGTTTTTCTGCTATTAACCCCAATATTTTTTACACAGCTTTGGATTATGCTGGCACCTTCAGCGTTTCAATTTTGGGAGGTATAATTCCTGCTACTATTGCTTGGAAGCAAAGAGATAAATACAAGGAATTGAATCAATCTCTCGTCCCTGGTGGTAAAGTCATGTTGGTAATTATGATTGGTATTGCAATGATTGCGATAGTTTTGGGTAATTGGTAA
- a CDS encoding Vat family streptogramin A O-acetyltransferase, with protein sequence MYGANPNEKHPMEGFPQICFIKNTVKNPNIIIGDYTYYDDLEDSENFERNVLYHFPFIGDKLIIGKFCALATGVKFIMNGANHKISGFSTYPFQIFGNGWEKVTPQPDELPNKGDTVVGNDVWIGYEALIMPGVQIGDGAIIASKSVVTKDVAAYTVVGGNPAKFIKKRFADDVIDKLLKIAWWNWDIEKITRNLEKIVGDDIEALKNCI encoded by the coding sequence ATGTACGGAGCAAATCCAAACGAAAAACATCCGATGGAAGGATTTCCACAAATATGTTTTATCAAGAATACAGTCAAAAATCCGAATATAATTATTGGCGATTATACTTATTACGATGACTTAGAAGATTCCGAGAATTTTGAGCGTAACGTTCTTTATCATTTCCCTTTTATTGGCGATAAATTAATTATTGGTAAATTTTGCGCTTTAGCAACAGGTGTAAAGTTTATTATGAATGGTGCAAATCATAAAATATCGGGTTTTTCTACCTATCCATTTCAAATATTTGGTAATGGTTGGGAAAAAGTCACGCCGCAACCAGATGAACTACCAAATAAAGGTGATACTGTCGTTGGTAACGATGTTTGGATTGGTTATGAAGCTTTGATTATGCCAGGAGTACAAATTGGTGATGGTGCAATTATTGCTTCAAAATCCGTTGTTACCAAGGACGTTGCGGCATATACGGTTGTAGGTGGAAATCCAGCCAAATTTATAAAAAAACGCTTTGCTGATGATGTTATTGATAAGTTATTAAAAATTGCTTGGTGGAATTGGGATATTGAGAAAATTACCCGTAATTTAGAGAAAATTGTCGGTGATGATATTGAAGCTTTGAAAAATTGTATTTAA
- the glsA gene encoding glutaminase A, producing MSDLPEFIKHLYEKYRDFDNGSLASYIPELTKANPNWFAISIVTKEGEIFEVGDIREHFTIQSISKVFVYGMALEDCDRETLLEKIGVEPTGDPFNSVIRLDENSKRPDNPMVNAGAIATAGLIQGANGTEKLNRLLAMFRRYIGHDVFIDAPVFMSERATGHRNRALANLLLNFGIIENNIDEILDLYFQQCSLVVNCHDLAVMAATLANRGINPITNKQAVKSCYVRDILSVMHTCGMYNYAGEWAYRVGIPAKSGVSGGIIGVIPDKAGIAVFSPLIDNRGNSVRGIKVFEDLSDEFDLHLFDSPLEKCSFLEISKNKKDVIPGLINDGLKV from the coding sequence ATGTCTGACTTGCCAGAATTCATCAAGCATCTCTATGAAAAATATCGCGATTTTGATAATGGTTCTTTGGCTAGCTATATTCCCGAGTTAACAAAAGCCAATCCCAATTGGTTTGCAATCTCCATTGTCACTAAGGAAGGGGAGATTTTTGAAGTTGGAGACATCCGAGAGCATTTTACGATTCAGTCTATATCTAAAGTTTTTGTTTACGGCATGGCATTAGAAGACTGCGATCGCGAAACACTGTTAGAAAAAATCGGGGTAGAACCTACGGGGGACCCCTTCAATTCTGTGATTCGCTTGGATGAAAATTCTAAACGCCCAGATAATCCGATGGTTAATGCTGGAGCAATTGCCACTGCTGGTTTAATTCAAGGTGCTAATGGTACGGAAAAGCTGAATCGATTATTAGCAATGTTCCGTCGCTATATCGGACATGATGTATTTATTGATGCTCCTGTATTTATGTCCGAACGAGCTACCGGGCACCGCAACCGCGCTTTAGCAAATTTACTGCTTAATTTTGGCATAATTGAAAATAATATTGATGAAATTTTAGACCTATATTTTCAACAATGTTCTTTAGTTGTTAACTGTCACGATTTAGCAGTGATGGCTGCAACTTTAGCAAATCGAGGCATTAATCCTATAACGAATAAACAAGCAGTAAAATCCTGTTATGTCAGAGATATTTTAAGCGTTATGCATACTTGTGGCATGTATAACTATGCTGGTGAATGGGCTTATCGGGTGGGAATTCCGGCAAAAAGTGGAGTGTCGGGAGGAATAATTGGTGTAATTCCAGATAAGGCTGGTATTGCAGTTTTTTCTCCGTTAATTGATAACAGAGGTAATAGCGTCAGAGGTATTAAAGTATTTGAAGATTTATCTGATGAATTCGACCTGCATTTATTTGATTCGCCTTTAGAAAAATGTTCTTTTCTAGAGATTTCTAAAAATAAAAAAGATGTTATACCTGGATTGATTAATGACGGTTTGAAGGTTTAA
- a CDS encoding 2Fe-2S iron-sulfur cluster-binding protein, whose amino-acid sequence MLESIKKIDNPLLRSTAYASMGFAISTIVAGAVIGLINPRDKDANKFGIFSSVFGVAGGAALGFVTAGKDTSEEVENKPVQTIAKVTDESWKDWRNFVVFKKVKESDGITSFYLKPQDEAKIPSFKPGQFLTIKLDIPGQDKPVIRTYSLSDYSPTNQYYRLSIKREPAPKNLDVPPGIASNFMHDCIEEGAIIPAKPPNGRFYLDPEKSTPAVLISNGVGITPMYCMAKACAFENPQREVYFVHGARNGDFHAFQQEVMGLGKQNPNFKVHYRYSRPQDGDEENFHSVGYVDINLIKELAHENAEFYLCGSPAFMNSLREGLKEWGVPENRVFFESFSKAPKKSSSDSTNIANGVETAEIEFAQSGKTLTWNQGDGTILEFAEANGINPSFSCRVGVCLTCSCQIKEGEVAYQEEPNGTPDDGEVLICISVPKTEKVVLDI is encoded by the coding sequence ATGCTTGAAAGTATAAAAAAAATTGACAATCCTTTACTTAGAAGTACTGCATATGCAAGCATGGGTTTTGCAATTTCAACAATTGTAGCTGGTGCAGTTATCGGTTTAATCAATCCCAGAGACAAAGATGCAAATAAATTTGGTATTTTTTCCTCAGTTTTTGGTGTTGCTGGTGGTGCTGCTTTAGGTTTTGTGACAGCAGGAAAAGATACATCTGAGGAAGTTGAAAATAAACCAGTTCAAACGATAGCTAAAGTTACAGATGAAAGTTGGAAAGATTGGCGTAATTTTGTAGTATTCAAAAAAGTAAAAGAGAGCGATGGAATTACTTCTTTTTATCTTAAACCCCAGGATGAAGCGAAAATTCCCAGCTTTAAACCAGGTCAATTTTTAACTATTAAATTAGATATTCCAGGACAGGATAAACCTGTAATTCGTACTTACTCACTTTCCGATTATAGTCCAACAAATCAATATTATCGACTTTCAATTAAGCGCGAACCTGCTCCTAAAAATTTGGATGTTCCTCCAGGTATCGCTTCTAATTTTATGCATGATTGTATCGAAGAAGGTGCGATAATTCCGGCGAAGCCACCTAATGGAAGATTTTATCTCGATCCAGAGAAATCAACACCAGCAGTACTTATTAGTAATGGTGTGGGGATAACTCCCATGTATTGTATGGCAAAAGCTTGTGCCTTTGAAAATCCTCAGCGTGAAGTTTACTTTGTACATGGTGCAAGAAACGGTGATTTTCATGCTTTTCAACAAGAAGTAATGGGTTTAGGCAAACAAAATCCCAACTTTAAAGTACATTATCGCTACAGCCGTCCTCAAGATGGAGATGAAGAAAATTTTCACAGTGTTGGTTACGTTGACATCAATTTAATTAAAGAATTAGCACATGAAAACGCAGAATTTTATTTATGTGGTTCCCCAGCATTTATGAATTCTTTGCGGGAAGGATTAAAAGAATGGGGAGTTCCCGAAAATCGGGTTTTCTTTGAATCTTTTAGTAAAGCTCCGAAAAAATCCTCTTCAGATTCTACTAATATTGCTAATGGTGTGGAAACAGCCGAAATTGAATTTGCCCAATCCGGTAAAACCCTAACTTGGAATCAAGGAGACGGCACAATTTTAGAATTTGCAGAAGCTAACGGAATTAATCCTTCTTTTAGCTGTCGTGTAGGTGTATGTTTAACCTGTAGTTGTCAAATTAAAGAAGGTGAAGTTGCATATCAGGAAGAGCCTAACGGTACCCCCGATGACGGTGAAGTTTTGATTTGTATTTCTGTGCCGAAGACAGAAAAGGTTGTACTTGATATTTAA
- a CDS encoding DMT family transporter — translation MTNNSNKITNLFKRLPASLFLWIAVIIFGAANAITKRLTEIGADNLMDGRNPISFCNVLFVGNVCAALVLFLIYGRQLHSSYWKHLTKKDWWSLFGVSILSGALAPALIFEALARTQATNVVLISRLEPPLVLALSFFILGERVNLLQVIGAVVSFIGICTIVILQTFLENMMTAEGFLAIGLGELLTAVGAVSLAIATILSKKSLDNISPGFYSLFRTVLGGIVFFFAAIVLYGPNHFTNVLSPFLWQWMLLYGAVIVALGQSFWFIGLEGSPSSKISLAGSFIPISGIVAAYFVLGEVPSIAQYVGGGIVIVGIIISQIGIRKDNKRLANREQSAKQMDNEVGFKGI, via the coding sequence ATGACTAATAATTCAAACAAAATTACTAATTTATTTAAACGTCTACCAGCTTCTTTATTCTTATGGATAGCGGTAATTATTTTTGGTGCTGCTAATGCGATTACTAAAAGATTGACAGAAATTGGTGCAGATAATTTGATGGATGGTAGAAATCCAATTTCTTTTTGTAATGTCTTATTTGTCGGTAATGTTTGTGCTGCGTTGGTATTGTTTTTGATTTATGGCAGACAATTACATTCTAGTTACTGGAAACACCTAACTAAAAAAGACTGGTGGAGTTTATTTGGTGTTTCAATCTTATCTGGAGCTTTAGCACCTGCCTTAATTTTTGAAGCTCTTGCTCGCACTCAAGCCACTAATGTAGTTTTAATTAGTAGACTGGAACCCCCTTTAGTACTAGCATTATCTTTTTTTATATTAGGAGAGAGAGTTAATCTTTTACAGGTAATAGGAGCAGTAGTTTCTTTTATCGGAATTTGTACAATCGTAATTCTCCAAACATTTTTGGAAAATATGATGACGGCAGAGGGATTTTTAGCTATTGGATTGGGAGAACTTTTAACGGCAGTAGGTGCTGTAAGTTTAGCAATTGCCACAATTCTAAGTAAAAAGAGTTTGGATAATATTTCACCGGGATTTTATAGTTTATTTCGCACCGTTTTAGGAGGAATAGTCTTCTTTTTCGCGGCTATTGTATTATATGGACCAAATCATTTTACCAATGTTTTGTCACCATTTTTATGGCAGTGGATGTTGCTTTATGGTGCGGTAATTGTTGCTTTAGGGCAATCATTTTGGTTTATCGGCTTGGAAGGTTCTCCATCTTCTAAAATATCTTTAGCTGGCTCTTTTATTCCCATTTCCGGAATAGTTGCAGCATATTTCGTGTTAGGAGAAGTTCCTAGTATTGCTCAATACGTCGGCGGTGGTATTGTAATTGTTGGTATTATTATCAGTCAAATTGGTATTCGTAAAGACAATAAGCGTCTTGCAAATCGCGAACAATCTGCGAAGCAAATGGATAATGAAGTCGGTTTTAAAGGAATTTAA
- a CDS encoding AAA family ATPase: MSNSFLPQRICVIGTSGVGKTTLARQVAQKLNISHFELDSLFWEPNWVIVPADIFRHRVEESLMGNNWIVDGNYSKVRDIVWGKADTLVWLDYSFPLVMSRIIWRTFHRVVTKQQVCNGNYETWKTTFSKESIILWSLQTYRRRKREYPLLIEQPEYSHLNIVRLTSPQAAEDWLSAL; the protein is encoded by the coding sequence ATGAGTAACTCTTTTCTACCGCAGCGGATTTGTGTAATAGGTACCAGCGGAGTGGGTAAAACAACTTTGGCTCGTCAAGTTGCTCAAAAACTAAATATTTCCCATTTCGAGTTAGATTCTCTCTTCTGGGAACCAAATTGGGTAATAGTACCTGCGGATATCTTCCGTCATCGCGTCGAAGAATCTTTGATGGGTAATAATTGGATTGTTGACGGTAATTACAGTAAAGTACGCGATATAGTTTGGGGAAAAGCTGACACTCTTGTTTGGCTGGATTATTCTTTTCCCCTGGTGATGAGTCGGATTATATGGCGAACTTTTCATCGGGTAGTCACCAAGCAGCAAGTCTGCAATGGTAATTATGAAACTTGGAAAACAACTTTTTCAAAAGAATCTATTATTTTGTGGAGTTTGCAAACCTACCGCAGACGAAAAAGAGAATATCCGCTTTTAATTGAGCAGCCGGAATATTCGCATCTTAATATAGTGAGATTGACTTCTCCCCAAGCTGCGGAAGATTGGTTATCAGCTTTGTAA
- a CDS encoding NACHT domain-containing protein: MDLLVVWGVAQAAGFVFKPILEELSKDLGNIAKDAAKDWTKDLFKGIPGNVLKRLQKQDIDIAAGKALKEFLLLVQQELEDAEIEDDELKQFVKPFKTFIHNKDVKEILGSAFKYEWETLDTKGLETKWYELDLPALPGEFGWKRIGKRYLKKVKAIIRDSDKLRIILDSQNIEAIKDNTKETAGIIPGFDLLEYQEAIKETYGKLKLESLDTTGYAYNELKLWGMFIAQNVREVHEVVPKVHELPKEHLRRLRESQQAESEIEAEDLERFKRIYLEQPIRSILEIINEKQTYKYIVILGDPGSGKSTLLQYLALTWAESPLNNLISQPIPLLIELRTYMRRRDEKECNNFLEFFHKCSGVVHHLNQHQLQTQLKAGNVKVMFDGLDEVFDSGKREDVITDIHRFTNEYPNVQVIVTSRVIGYKPQRLRDAEFKHFMIQYLETEQIQDFIYRWHELTFSDEADKIRKKERLQKGIENSKAIAELAGNPLLLTMMAILNRNQELPRDRAELYNQSSRVLLHQWDVERTLIEDKRLDPKTIDYKDKQAMLRQVAYFMQTSEKGLAGNLIKERDLERILKDYLKTIEVDKPREAAKLMINQLRTRNFMLCYLGADYYAFVHRTFLEYFCAWEFVWQFKETQTLSIDRLKAEVFGKHWMDESWHEVLKLIAGMIEARFVGEIIELLMVIDGEEESFKNLFLAAECLGEVRNRKVIVSIDNKLFNHLKNLSQYKHETKALTNHQWDLGQKICTKAISTILNVWEDDEKTIECLKTIVNQTRYWAVSRLVSRELVKQHLDIDNFQMLINLAQFSNNLNIRTGAIIELAERYKHEPKTLEVLKQCIQNDSSWVIRREAINVMYRGWNQQVEMLLFLKNIASYDDARAVRRIAIVVISKWWKKEPEIIEFLCDRAKNDSCKIHEFWLNPRYAALKEILENYPNHPKTLPLLRDRAKNDPDEQLREFAQKKLQEWNQK; encoded by the coding sequence ATGGATTTGTTGGTTGTTTGGGGAGTAGCGCAGGCTGCTGGGTTCGTTTTTAAACCGATTTTGGAAGAGTTGTCGAAGGATTTGGGGAATATTGCTAAGGATGCAGCGAAAGATTGGACTAAGGATTTATTTAAGGGTATCCCCGGTAATGTACTGAAGCGTTTGCAAAAGCAAGATATAGATATTGCTGCTGGTAAAGCTTTGAAAGAATTTTTGTTGTTGGTACAGCAGGAATTGGAAGATGCTGAAATTGAAGATGACGAATTGAAGCAGTTTGTTAAGCCTTTTAAAACATTTATTCACAACAAAGATGTTAAAGAGATTTTAGGAAGTGCTTTTAAGTATGAATGGGAAACTTTAGATACTAAAGGGTTAGAAACTAAATGGTATGAATTAGATTTACCAGCTTTGCCGGGTGAGTTTGGTTGGAAACGAATTGGTAAACGTTATCTTAAAAAAGTTAAAGCAATCATTCGGGATTCAGATAAACTCAGGATAATTCTTGATTCACAAAATATAGAAGCAATCAAGGATAATACAAAAGAAACTGCCGGAATTATTCCTGGTTTTGACTTATTAGAATATCAGGAAGCGATAAAAGAAACATACGGTAAGCTCAAATTAGAAAGTTTAGATACTACAGGTTATGCCTATAACGAACTGAAGTTATGGGGAATGTTTATTGCTCAAAATGTGCGAGAAGTACATGAAGTTGTACCCAAAGTTCACGAGCTACCAAAAGAGCATTTAAGACGATTACGAGAAAGCCAACAAGCCGAATCAGAAATTGAAGCAGAAGATTTAGAACGTTTTAAAAGAATTTATCTTGAGCAACCTATACGTTCTATATTAGAAATTATTAACGAAAAACAAACTTATAAATATATAGTTATTTTAGGCGATCCAGGTTCTGGGAAATCGACATTATTACAATATTTAGCATTAACTTGGGCAGAATCACCCTTAAATAATTTAATTTCTCAACCAATACCTTTATTAATTGAATTGCGTACCTATATGCGCCGACGGGATGAGAAAGAATGCAACAATTTTCTCGAGTTTTTTCACAAATGTAGCGGTGTTGTACATCATTTAAATCAACATCAACTACAAACACAGCTTAAAGCTGGTAACGTAAAAGTGATGTTTGATGGATTAGATGAAGTATTTGACAGTGGAAAAAGGGAAGATGTAATCACAGATATTCATCGCTTCACAAATGAATATCCCAACGTACAAGTAATTGTTACTTCTCGGGTGATTGGTTACAAACCCCAAAGACTAAGAGATGCTGAATTTAAGCATTTCATGATTCAATATTTAGAAACAGAACAAATTCAAGATTTTATCTATCGTTGGCATGAATTAACTTTTAGTGACGAAGCAGATAAAATTAGAAAAAAAGAACGATTGCAAAAAGGGATTGAGAATTCCAAAGCCATCGCAGAATTAGCCGGAAATCCTTTATTATTAACAATGATGGCGATTCTTAACCGCAACCAAGAATTACCAAGAGATAGAGCCGAACTTTATAATCAATCTTCGAGAGTATTGCTACATCAGTGGGATGTAGAGCGTACTTTGATTGAAGATAAAAGATTAGATCCAAAAACGATTGATTATAAAGATAAGCAGGCAATGTTACGTCAAGTTGCCTATTTTATGCAAACCAGTGAAAAGGGTTTAGCTGGTAATTTAATAAAAGAAAGGGATTTAGAAAGAATTCTCAAAGATTATTTGAAAACTATAGAAGTTGATAAACCAAGAGAAGCCGCTAAATTAATGATAAATCAACTTAGAACGCGCAATTTTATGTTGTGTTACCTAGGTGCTGATTATTACGCTTTTGTACATCGGACATTTTTAGAATATTTCTGTGCTTGGGAATTTGTTTGGCAATTTAAAGAAACGCAAACTTTAAGTATCGATAGGTTGAAGGCAGAAGTTTTTGGTAAGCACTGGATGGATGAATCTTGGCATGAAGTTTTGAAATTGATTGCCGGGATGATTGAGGCGAGGTTTGTGGGAGAGATTATTGAGCTTTTGATGGTAATTGATGGGGAAGAAGAGAGTTTTAAGAATTTGTTTTTGGCGGCTGAATGTTTGGGTGAGGTGAGGAATAGGAAGGTGATTGTATCAATTGACAACAAATTATTTAATCATCTGAAAAACTTAAGTCAATATAAACATGAAACAAAAGCTTTAACAAATCACCAATGGGATTTAGGACAAAAAATTTGTACTAAAGCTATTTCAACTATTTTGAATGTTTGGGAAGATGACGAAAAAACTATTGAGTGCTTAAAGACTATTGTTAATCAAACCAGATATTGGGCTGTCTCTCGATTAGTATCGCGGGAACTGGTAAAACAGCATTTAGATATAGATAATTTCCAGATGCTTATAAATCTTGCTCAATTTAGTAATAATTTAAATATAAGAACAGGTGCCATAATTGAACTAGCAGAAAGATACAAACATGAGCCAAAGACATTAGAAGTTCTTAAACAATGTATACAAAACGACAGCAGTTGGGTAATAAGACGAGAAGCCATTAACGTAATGTATAGAGGATGGAATCAACAAGTAGAAATGCTCTTGTTTCTTAAAAATATCGCTTCCTATGATGATGCACGTGCAGTTAGAAGAATAGCTATAGTTGTAATTTCCAAATGGTGGAAAAAAGAACCTGAAATAATTGAATTTTTGTGCGATCGCGCTAAAAATGATTCCTGTAAAATTCACGAATTTTGGCTAAACCCGAGATATGCAGCACTCAAAGAAATTCTCGAAAACTACCCCAACCACCCCAAAACATTACCCCTACTCCGCGATCGCGCAAAAAATGACCCCGATGAGCAGTTACGAGAATTTGCTCAGAAAAAGTTGCAAGAGTGGAATCAAAAATAA
- the hemH gene encoding ferrochelatase: MGRVGVLLLNLGGPDKLEDVQPFLYNLFSDPEIIRLPFSWLQKPLAWFIATRRSKTSQENYRKIGGGSPLRQITEAQGEALKEQLAQIGEEANIYVGMRYWHPYTEEAIAQIVADGIEQLVILPLYPQFSISTSGSSYRLLEKLWQENPKFQQIEYSVIASWYKQPGYLQAMAELIAQELDQLENPDEGHIFFSAHGVPKSYVEEAGDPYQQEIEECTQLIMQTLNRPNPHTLAYQSRVGPVEWLQPYTEEAIEDLAHKGVNNLVVVPISFVSEHIETLEEIDIEYREVAEEAGIKNFRRVPALNVHPVFIQALANLTIDALKSPSISLAQVNQMKKKVKIYPPERWEWGITTSAEIWNGRIAMLGFLALMIEILTGHGLLHAVGLL; this comes from the coding sequence ATGGGTCGTGTAGGCGTTTTATTACTTAATCTTGGTGGGCCGGATAAACTTGAGGATGTACAGCCGTTTCTTTACAACTTGTTTTCCGATCCGGAAATAATTCGTCTGCCTTTTAGCTGGCTGCAAAAACCTTTAGCCTGGTTTATCGCGACGCGACGGAGCAAAACCTCTCAAGAAAACTACCGCAAAATTGGTGGTGGCTCCCCGTTACGACAGATAACCGAAGCCCAGGGAGAAGCTTTAAAAGAGCAGTTGGCTCAAATTGGCGAAGAAGCCAATATTTATGTGGGAATGCGTTACTGGCATCCCTACACCGAAGAGGCGATCGCTCAAATTGTCGCTGATGGCATCGAACAATTAGTTATTCTACCGCTTTATCCCCAGTTTTCTATTAGTACCAGCGGTTCTAGTTACCGACTTCTTGAAAAGTTATGGCAGGAAAACCCCAAATTTCAGCAAATTGAATATTCTGTAATTGCTTCTTGGTACAAACAACCCGGTTATCTGCAAGCAATGGCTGAACTGATAGCGCAGGAGTTAGATCAGTTAGAAAACCCGGATGAAGGTCATATTTTCTTCAGCGCTCATGGGGTTCCTAAAAGTTATGTAGAAGAAGCTGGAGACCCCTATCAGCAGGAGATTGAAGAGTGTACGCAGTTAATTATGCAAACTCTCAATCGTCCAAACCCCCATACTTTAGCTTATCAAAGTCGTGTTGGCCCAGTGGAGTGGCTGCAACCATATACAGAAGAAGCCATCGAAGATTTAGCCCATAAAGGCGTTAACAATTTAGTAGTTGTACCGATTAGTTTTGTTTCCGAGCATATTGAAACCTTAGAAGAAATCGATATTGAATATCGTGAAGTAGCAGAGGAAGCAGGAATTAAAAATTTCCGTAGGGTTCCAGCACTCAACGTACATCCAGTATTTATTCAGGCTTTAGCAAATTTAACTATTGATGCATTGAAGTCTCCGAGTATTTCACTTGCACAAGTTAATCAGATGAAGAAGAAAGTTAAAATTTATCCTCCAGAACGTTGGGAATGGGGTATCACTACTTCCGCAGAAATTTGGAACGGTAGAATAGCCATGCTCGGTTTTCTGGCTTTAATGATTGAAATACTCACCGGACATGGTTTATTACATGCAGTAGGGCTTTTGTAA
- a CDS encoding PEP-CTERM sorting domain-containing protein has product MKLFNKLTVAAVGVVLGLAAIPGEANAASFGKNMVINGEFEDTKVDDNDWLRTDAGNVSGWQTTDEDGEIELWNQSFNSVNGGKGSDGKDTGNHLETNLDGIATISQTFTLAEDFGQNAIFSFDAWSRKNGTGKVSVFGSESGSLLNEAISMNGTSWTENLFKLDVFAGEEITIAFQGNEADSIDSPHIDQVFFGANNDPKFVQAAVPEPASILGILAVGAFGSASTLKRKKKQQA; this is encoded by the coding sequence ATGAAATTATTTAATAAGTTAACAGTTGCTGCTGTTGGTGTAGTTTTAGGTTTAGCTGCGATTCCTGGAGAAGCTAACGCTGCATCCTTCGGGAAGAATATGGTTATCAATGGTGAATTTGAAGATACAAAAGTAGATGATAATGATTGGCTTAGAACAGATGCTGGTAATGTGTCTGGCTGGCAAACAACTGATGAAGATGGTGAAATCGAATTGTGGAATCAAAGCTTCAACAGTGTAAATGGAGGTAAAGGTAGTGATGGTAAAGATACTGGCAACCATCTCGAAACAAACTTAGATGGAATTGCAACAATTAGTCAGACTTTTACACTCGCAGAAGATTTTGGTCAAAACGCGATATTCTCCTTCGATGCATGGAGTCGTAAAAACGGAACAGGTAAGGTGTCAGTATTTGGTTCGGAATCTGGTAGTCTCCTGAATGAAGCAATTTCAATGAATGGTACATCTTGGACTGAAAATCTATTTAAATTAGATGTATTCGCAGGTGAAGAAATCACCATTGCATTCCAAGGAAATGAGGCGGATAGTATTGATTCACCACATATCGATCAGGTTTTCTTTGGGGCGAATAACGATCCTAAATTTGTACAGGCTGCTGTACCTGAGCCCGCTTCTATATTAGGTATATTAGCTGTTGGTGCATTCGGTAGTGCTTCTACTCTTAAGCGCAAAAAGAAGCAACAAGCATAA